The following coding sequences lie in one Heteronotia binoei isolate CCM8104 ecotype False Entrance Well chromosome 6, APGP_CSIRO_Hbin_v1, whole genome shotgun sequence genomic window:
- the NDUFB8 gene encoding NADH dehydrogenase [ubiquinone] 1 beta subcomplex subunit 8, mitochondrial gives MGYGDYPKLPDRSQQERDPYYSWDQTDLRRNHGELVHWDFDMFLRSRVDTTPTKFPWHKMRNTLLGFVGFMFCMFVLGEMYPSYQPVGPKQYPYNNLYLEYGGDPTQEPPEVKHYEI, from the exons ATGGG TTACGGTGATTATCCCAAGCTTCCAGACCGATCGCAACAGGAGAGAGATCCCTATTACAGCTGGGACCAGACCGATCTGAGACGTAACCATGGGGAACTG GTGCACTGGGATTTTGACATGTTCCTCCGCTCCCGGGTTGACACCACCCCCACAAAGTTCCCTTGGCATAAGATGCGCAACACTCTCTTGGGCTTTGTGGGCTTCATGTTCTGCATGTTTGTCCTTGGGGAGATGTATCCATCGTATCAGCCTGTG GGCCCTAAGCAGTATCCCTACAATAATCTGTATCTGGAATACGGCGGAGATCCCACCCAAGAGCCACCGGAGGTGAAGCACTACGAGATCTGA
- the HIF1AN gene encoding hypoxia-inducible factor 1-alpha inhibitor, producing the protein MAEASASCSAAVGGGSPSSPSPPGGASEGGWSEAQFRPYSFERRPVPRLRHGDPRAEELLENEEPVVLTDTNLVFPALKWDLDYLQENIGSGDFSVYRASTHKFLYYDEKKMANFKNFKPKSSREEMKFSEFVEQLQEIQQRGSGERLYLQQTLNDTVGRKIVMDFLGFNWNWINRQQAKRGWGQLTSNLLLIGMEGNVTPAHYDEQQNFFAQIKGYKRCILFPPDQFECLYPYPVHHPCDRQSQVDFDHPDYEKFPNFQNVVGYETVVGPGDVLYIPMYWWHHIESLLNGGTTITVNFWYKGAPTPKRIEYPLKAHQKVAIMRNIEKMLGEALGTPQEVGPLLNMMIKGRYD; encoded by the exons ATGGCGGAGGCTTCCGCGTCCTGCTCGGCTGCCGTGGGCGGCGGTTCCCCGTCGTCGCCTTCGCCTCCCGGGGGCGCGTCGGAGGGCGGCTGGAGCGAGGCCCAGTTCCGGCCCTACAGCTTCGAGAGGCGGCCCGTCCCGCGCCTGCGCCACGGAGACCCGCGCGCCGAGGAGCTCCTGGAGAACGAG GAGCCGGTTGTGCTTACAGACACAAATCTGGTGTTTCCTGCCCTGAAATGGGATCTGGACTACCTCCAAGAGAACATCGGCAGTGGAGACTTCTCAGTGTACAGAGCCAgtacccacaagttcttgtattatgatgAGAAAAAGATGGCCAATTTTAAGAACTTCAAGCCCAAGTCAAGCAGGGAAGAGATGAAATTCAGCGAGTTTGTTGAGCAGCTCCAGGAAATTCAGCAGCGGGGGAGTGGAGAACG GCTGTATCTGCAGCAGACACTCAATGACACAGTTGGGAGGAAAATTGTAATGGATTTCCTGGGCTTTAATTGGAATTGGATTAACAGGCAACAGGCAAAGAGAGGCTGGGGTCAGCTGACATCCAACTTGCTTCTGATTGGCATGGAAG GGAATGTGACTCCAGCTCACTATGATGAACAGCAGAACTTCTTTGCTCAGATTAAGGGCTACAAGCGGTGCATCCTCTTTCCGCCTGACCAATTTGAGTGTCTCTATCCCTATCCTGTGCATCACCCGTGCGACAGGCAGAGCCAG GTTGACTTCGATCATCCTGACTACGAGAAGTTTCCTAATTTCCAGAATGTCGTGGGCTATGAGACAGTGGTGGGCCCAGGAGATGTGCTGTACATCCCCATGTACTG GTGGCATCACATAGAGTCTCTGCTGAATGGAGGAACCACCATCACTGTGAACTTCTGGTACAAG ggtgctccaacccccaaaaGGATTGAGTATCCCCTGAAGGCTCACCAGAAAGTGGCGATAATGAGGAACATTGAGAAGATGCTGGGCGAGGCCCTCGGGACCCCTCAAGAG GTGGGTCCCTTGCTGAACATGATGATTAAAGGACGATATGACTAG